A segment of the Bdellovibrio bacteriovorus genome:
AATATCTTTGAAGGTGTTGTGAAAAACATCGACGTGATTGAAGTCAGCTCGGGTGAACAAGTCGCTTACATGCTGACCAACGGAGGTCTGGGACTTCCGGCCAAAGCGGCCGAACTGGCTAATAAATTCCGTTCTCACTTGCAGACCTTGGCGAATTGTCCGAAGTCGGCAAAGGCTTATCGTTTCCTTGCACAGAAAAGTTATCACGCGGTCAAAAAAATGGGGCCGAGTGTTTATTCCATGATGACCGCCGAAGCGATTCGCACCTGGAATCCTGAAGGCTGGGGTCTGGAAATTGAAATTCCTGGAAAAGTGAATGTTGAAACGTCGTCTCCGATCGTTCTGATCAATAATCAGCAAAAGATCGGCTCCAGTTTTGTCCCGGCGCCGTTTACCTCCAATACAGACGGTACGGTGAACCTGCTTCTTTCTGAAACCAACAGTATTCCTGGGCACACTTTGGCGGCATACCACCTCCGTCGCGGTTCCGTCGAGAAATCTCCGGTCTTTAAGTCTTTCGAGCTGAAAGAGTTCAGACTAAAGAGCCAGAATCCCGAGCGTGCTTTGACTTTCTTTGGGGATGGCGAGATCCTTCTCAGAGATGTTCAGGAAATCACAGTTCGTTGCCTGCATCACGGACTGCCAGTCATGGTCCGACAATAGTTCTATTCGGAGGTCATCGTGACCAAACCACGCATTCTCGTTACCGGAGGCACCGGCTTCCTGGGGAAACGGGTCATTCCTTTGCTTCGCGAAAAATTCGAGGTGGACGTGTTGTCTCGTTCGGGCAAGACTGAAGTCCAGGGCGACCTTTGTCAGTGGAATGCAGGCCTGGATCTGGATGCCTTACGCAAAAAGAAGTACGCACTGTTTCTGCACATGGCGGGGCTGTATGAACTGACTGCTCCGAAAGTGGATTGTTACCAGCACAATATCTCGGCCATGGGCACCGCTTTGAAAGTCGCCGAGGCTTTGGAAATCCCTTTCTTCGTCAACACCAGCACTGTGGCCGCGGGCATCAATTCTTCTTTGACCGTGGTAAAACCCAACGATCTGAATTTTCAAAAGACGTTCCCGGATGCTTATTCCGAATCCAAAGCTCATGGTGAACAGGTCCTGCAAAACTGGCCGACGGTTCACACCACAGGCCGCATCAATCTGCGTTTGGGGGTTTTGGTCGGGGACACGAAAACCGGCAGCATCGAGCGCATTGATGGCCCTTATCATGCGGCAGAGGCATTTAATAAAATACGCTCGGTGGTTGAATCCATTCCGACATCTTTGCCGCTTCCTGGGAACGACAAAACTCGTTTGCCATTGGTTCCGGTCGACAAGTGTGCGGAAGCCATTGTGAAGTTCTGTGAATGGGCGGTGCTGACCAAACCTCAGGGCTATCACAGTTTCCATGTAACCCCGAATCAGGGTTTGGCGGTGCGGGATCTTTATCTTTCTGCTTTAAAATCGCAGGCCATTCCGCATAAAGGAGTGGTCCTGGTCGA
Coding sequences within it:
- a CDS encoding diacylglycerol/lipid kinase family protein, translating into MNAELIEAKVREALFRCDLRFCRPSTMTEMFDFVQEEQAKKTDYFIICGGDGTINVAIQAIMKYQNGAQIPPIAIVRSGTANDLAHEIGVSTRIDTAVRNIFEGVVKNIDVIEVSSGEQVAYMLTNGGLGLPAKAAELANKFRSHLQTLANCPKSAKAYRFLAQKSYHAVKKMGPSVYSMMTAEAIRTWNPEGWGLEIEIPGKVNVETSSPIVLINNQQKIGSSFVPAPFTSNTDGTVNLLLSETNSIPGHTLAAYHLRRGSVEKSPVFKSFELKEFRLKSQNPERALTFFGDGEILLRDVQEITVRCLHHGLPVMVRQ
- a CDS encoding SDR family oxidoreductase — its product is MTKPRILVTGGTGFLGKRVIPLLREKFEVDVLSRSGKTEVQGDLCQWNAGLDLDALRKKKYALFLHMAGLYELTAPKVDCYQHNISAMGTALKVAEALEIPFFVNTSTVAAGINSSLTVVKPNDLNFQKTFPDAYSESKAHGEQVLQNWPTVHTTGRINLRLGVLVGDTKTGSIERIDGPYHAAEAFNKIRSVVESIPTSLPLPGNDKTRLPLVPVDKCAEAIVKFCEWAVLTKPQGYHSFHVTPNQGLAVRDLYLSALKSQAIPHKGVVLVDKISEALVLKLSSFIARFPEEELHYLMNFPIYDTTSTREILGETWCPEFFQYEQKFWSGYEAYVSNR